From one Corvus cornix cornix isolate S_Up_H32 chromosome 21, ASM73873v5, whole genome shotgun sequence genomic stretch:
- the ICMT gene encoding protein-S-isoprenylcysteine O-methyltransferase, with product MMAAAARRGRLGREGRASLCSFLLGASVAALPLLLGSSPALLAGPGLRGRLALALHVAGVNAALLLLYPRPLYKIAVRACFLGFAFGCGLLLSAGRSAWRHFGWYMCSLSLFHYSEYLVTAINNPRSLSLDSFLLNHSFEYNLAALSSWVEFTLEKLFFPELKQITWLSTVGLLMVIFGDCLRKAAMLTAGSNFNHIVQNEKSDTHTLVTSGVYGWFRHPSYVGWFYWSIGTQVLLCNPICVVGYALASWRFFRERIEEEEITLIHFFGEEYLEYKRKVPSGLPFIKGVKLEL from the exons atgatggcggcggcggcgcggaggGGGAGGCTGGGCCGGGAGGGCCGCGCCAGCctttgctccttcctgctcGGCGCCTCGGTAGCGGCCCTGCCGCTGCTACTCGGCTCGTCCCCCGCCCTGCTGGCCGGTCCCGGCCTGCGCGGCCGCCTAGCTCTCGCCTTGCACGTGGCGGGCGTGAACGcggcactgctgctcctctaCCCGCGGCCGCTCTACAAG ATCGCCGTCCGGGCCTGCTTCCTGGGCTTCGCCTTCGGCTGCGGGCTGCTACTGAGCGCCGGCCGCTCCGCCTGGCGCCACTTCGGATG GTACATgtgctccctctccctctttcacTACTCGGAGTATCTGGTGACAGCCATCAATAACCCGCGCAGCCTCTCGCTGGACTCCTTCCTACTCAACCACAGTTTCGAGTACAACCTAGCTGCCCTCTCCTCCTGGGTGGAGTTCACGCTGGAGAAGCTCTTCTTCCCAG AGCTGAAGCAGATCACCTGGCTGAGCACCGTGGGGCTGCTGATGGTAATCTTCGGGGACTGCCTGAGGAAGGCGGCCATGCTTACGGCCGGCTCCAACTTCAACCACATCGTTCAGAACGAGAAATCTGACACCCACACTTTGGTGACAAGTGGGGTGTATGGGTGGTTCCGGCACCCGTCCTACGTGGGATGGTTTTACTGGAGTATTGGAACACAG GTGTTGCTCTGCAATCCCATCTGTGTGGTGGGCTACGCACTGGCGTCCTGGCGCTTCTTCAGGGAGCGGATCGAGGAGGAGGAGATCACACTCATTCACTTCTTTGGAGAAGAGTACCTGGAGTACAAAAGGAAGGTGCCGTCAGGTCTCCCTTTTATTAAAGGAGTCAAATTGGAACTGTAA